In Castanea sativa cultivar Marrone di Chiusa Pesio chromosome 6, ASM4071231v1, a single window of DNA contains:
- the LOC142638998 gene encoding indole-3-acetate O-methyltransferase 1 yields the protein MALKGDNVVVSNMKLERIFSMKGGKGDTSYANNSQAQARHARSMLHLLEETLDGVQLNSPEVPFVVVDLGCSSGNNTIYVVNVIIKHMTKRYEALGQEPPEFSAFFSDLPSNDFNTLFQLLPPLANYGGGSMEECLAADNHRSYFVAGVPGSFYQRLFPAKSIDVFHSAFSLHWLSQVPESVLDKRSTAYNKGRVFIHGASESTANAYKKQFQTDLAVFLRSRSQEMKRGGSMFLVCLGRTSVDPTDHGGAGLLFGTHFQDAWDDLVQEGLISAEKRDNFNIPVYAPSLQDFKEVVEADGSFVVNKLQVFKGGSPLVVNQPDDAAEVGRALANSCRSVSGVLVDAHIGDKLSEELFSRVERRGTSHAKVLLEQLQFFHIVASLSLA from the exons CTTGAGAGGATTTTTAGCATGAAAGGAGGCAAAGGAGACACCAGCTATGCCAACAATTCCCAAGCCCAG GCTAGACATGCTAGATCCATGCTTCACCTTCTTGAAGAAACCCTAGATGGGGTTCAACTGAACTCACCAGAAGTTCCCTTTGTGGTCGTCGACCTTGGATGCTCAAGTGGAAATAACACCATCTACGTAGTTAATGTGATCATCAAGCACATGACCAAACGCTATGAGGCCTTGGGACAAGAACCACCGGAGTTCTCAGCTTTTTTCTCAGACCTCCCTAGCAATGACTTCAACACCCTATTTCAGCTCCTACCTCCTCTAGCCAATTATGGTGGTGGTAGCATGGAGGAGTGCCTAGCTGCCGATAATCATCGCTCTTATTTTGTGGCTGGGGTGCCCGGCTCGTTCTACCAGAGACTTTTTCCGGCTAAGTCCATTGATGTCTTTCACTCGGCATTTTCTTTGCATTGGCTATCTCAG GTGCCCGAGAGTGTGCTAGATAAGAGATCAACGGCGTATAACAAAGGAAGGGTGTTCATCCACGGTGCAAGTGAGAGCACAGCAAATGCATACAAGAAACAGTTCCAGACTGATTTGGCAGTGTTCCTCAGATCAAGATCACAGGAGATGAAGAGAGGTGGGTCCATGTTTCTTGTTTGCTTAGGGAGAACTTCTGTGGACCCCACTGACCATGGTGGGGCCGGCCTCCTCTTTGGGACCCACTTTCAGGATGCTTGGGATGATCTTGTccaagag GGCCTTATAAGTGCTGAGAAACGTGACAACTTCAACATTCCTGTGTATGCACCAAGCCTACAAGACTTCAAGGAGGTAGTTGAAGCTGATGGTTCATTCGTCGTTAACAAGCTTCAAGTTTTCAAAGGAGGAAGCCCTCTTGTGGTTAACCAGCCTGACGATGCGGCAGAAGTCGGCCGAGCCTTAGCCAACAGCTGTAGGAGTGTGTCTGGGGTCCTAGTTGATGCTCACATTGGTGACAAGCTTAGTGAGGAGTTGTTTTCAAGAGTAGAACGCCGAGGCACAAGTCATGCAAAAGTGCTTCTAGAGCAATTACAGTTCTTTCATATAGTGGCATCCCTTTCTTTGGCTTAg